From Ictidomys tridecemlineatus isolate mIctTri1 chromosome 2, mIctTri1.hap1, whole genome shotgun sequence, the proteins below share one genomic window:
- the Ranbp3 gene encoding ran-binding protein 3 isoform X21, with product MRTRSGLRQKTGEPGPARGLVGGLKEVKWRTWRTKRSAGGSSPEAGEDSDREDGNYCPPVKRERTSSLTQFPPSQSVSKHNVFMPSTFCESSAGNSDSDPEEKSSGFRLKPPTLIHGQAPSAGLPSQKPKEQQRSVLRPAVLQAPQPKALSQSIPSSGTNGVSIPADCMGAATSLSPENPARRSPSESADEAHALEEKEPQKNESSNTSEEENCEKKDQVAQQSFVFGQNLRDRVKLVNENTDVAGLESAGQPSSDTPAATNYFLQYISSSLENTANSADASSNKFVFGQNMSERVLSFPKLNEVSSDASRENAAAESGSESSSQEATPEKANNIAESLVESAAAYTKATARKCLLEKVEVITGEEAESNVLQTQCKLFVFDKTSQSWVERGRGLLRLNDMASTDDGTLQSRLVMRTQGSLRLILNTKLWAQMQMDKASEKSIRITAMDTEDQGVKVFLISASSKDTGQLYAALHHRILALRSRVEQEQEAKMPAPEPGAAPSHEEDDSDDDVLAPSGAAGAGAGEEGDGQTPGST from the exons AGGTCAGCTGGAGGctccagtcctgaagcaggagaAG ATTCTGACCGAGAAGATGGAAACTACTGCCCTCCTGTCAAGCGAGAAAGAACGTCCTCTTTAACCCAGTTCCCACCTTCACAGTCAG TGTCAAAACACAATGTTTTTATGCCATCAACCTTCTGCGAGTCCTCTGCAGGCAATTCTGACTCAGACCCAG AGGAAAAGAGCAGCGGGTTCCGGCTGAAGCCACCGACACTGATCCATGGCCAGGCGCCCAGTGCAG GTTTGCCAAGCCAGAAGCCCAAGGAACAGCAGCGCAGTGTTCTCCGCCCAGCCGTATTGCAAGCCCCACAGCCAAAAGCACTGTCGCAATCCA TCCCTAGCAGTGGCACCAATGGAGTCAGCATCCCAGCAGACTGCATGGGGGCAGCAACATCATTATCACCAGAAAACCCTGCACGGAGAAGTCCCTCTGAATCTGCTGATGAGGCACATGCACTTGAG gagAAAGAGCCCCAGAAAAATGAGTCTAGCAATACTTCTGAGGAggaaaactgtgagaagaaagaTCAAGTTGCACAGCAATCCTTTGTATTTGGGCAGAACTTGAGGGACAGAGTTAAG CTGGTGAATGAGAATACCGATGTAGCTGGCTTGGAGAGTGCCGGACAGCCCAGCTCAGACACGCCAGCTGCCACCAACTACTTTCTCCAGTATATCAGTTCCAG TTTAGAGAACACAGCCAACAGTGCCGACGCCTCCAGCAACAAGTTCGTCTTTGGCCAGAACATGAGCGAGCGTGTTTTG AGTTTCCCCAAGTTAAACGAGGTCAGCTCAGATGCCAGCAGGGAAAACGCAGCTGCCGAGTCTGGATCTGAGTCGTCTTCCCAGGAGGCCACCCCTGAGAAAG CTAATAACATTGCAGAGTCCCTGGTCGAGTCAGCGGCTGCCTACACCAAGGCCACAGCGCGGAAGTGTTTGTTGGAGAAAGTGGAAGTGATCACTGGGGAGGAGGCAGAAAGCAACGTGCTACAG ACCCAGTGCAAGCTGTTTGTCTTTGACAAGACCTCACAGTCCTGGGTGGAGCGAGGCCGGGGGCTGCTCAGGCTCAACGACATGGCATCGACCGACGATGGGACACTGCAGTCCCGACTTG TGATGCGGACCCAGGGCAGCCTGAGGCTGATCCTCAACACCAAGCTGTGGGCCCAGATGCAGATGGACAAGGCCAGCGAGAAGAGCATCCGCATCACCGCCATGGATACTGAGGACCAGGGTGTGAAGGTCTTCCTGATCTCG GCCAGCTCCAAGGACACAGGCCAGCTGTACGCTGCCCTGCACCACCGCATCCTGGCCCTTCGCAGCCGTGTGGAGCAGGAACAAGAGGCCAAGATGCCCGCCCCTGAGCCTGGGGCCGCCCCATCCCACGAGGAGGACGACAGCGATGATGATGTGCTGGCTCCCTCGGGGGCTGCCGGGGCCG GCGCAGGTGAGGAAGGTGACGGGCAGACGCCTGGGAGCACATAG
- the Ranbp3 gene encoding ran-binding protein 3 isoform X23, giving the protein MRTRSGLRQKTGEPGPARGLVGGLKEVKWRTWRTKRSAGGSSPEAGEDSDREDGNYCPPVKRERTSSLTQFPPSQSEEKSSGFRLKPPTLIHGQAPSAGLPSQKPKEQQRSVLRPAVLQAPQPKALSQSIPSSGTNGVSIPADCMGAATSLSPENPARRSPSESADEAHALEEKEPQKNESSNTSEEENCEKKDQVAQQSFVFGQNLRDRVKLVNENTDVAGLESAGQPSSDTPAATNYFLQYISSSLENTANSADASSNKFVFGQNMSERVLSFPKLNEVSSDASRENAAAESGSESSSQEATPEKANNIAESLVESAAAYTKATARKCLLEKVEVITGEEAESNVLQTQCKLFVFDKTSQSWVERGRGLLRLNDMASTDDGTLQSRLVMRTQGSLRLILNTKLWAQMQMDKASEKSIRITAMDTEDQGVKVFLISASSKDTGQLYAALHHRILALRSRVEQEQEAKMPAPEPGAAPSHEEDDSDDDVLAPSGAAGAGAGEEGDGQTPGST; this is encoded by the exons AGGTCAGCTGGAGGctccagtcctgaagcaggagaAG ATTCTGACCGAGAAGATGGAAACTACTGCCCTCCTGTCAAGCGAGAAAGAACGTCCTCTTTAACCCAGTTCCCACCTTCACAGTCAG AGGAAAAGAGCAGCGGGTTCCGGCTGAAGCCACCGACACTGATCCATGGCCAGGCGCCCAGTGCAG GTTTGCCAAGCCAGAAGCCCAAGGAACAGCAGCGCAGTGTTCTCCGCCCAGCCGTATTGCAAGCCCCACAGCCAAAAGCACTGTCGCAATCCA TCCCTAGCAGTGGCACCAATGGAGTCAGCATCCCAGCAGACTGCATGGGGGCAGCAACATCATTATCACCAGAAAACCCTGCACGGAGAAGTCCCTCTGAATCTGCTGATGAGGCACATGCACTTGAG gagAAAGAGCCCCAGAAAAATGAGTCTAGCAATACTTCTGAGGAggaaaactgtgagaagaaagaTCAAGTTGCACAGCAATCCTTTGTATTTGGGCAGAACTTGAGGGACAGAGTTAAG CTGGTGAATGAGAATACCGATGTAGCTGGCTTGGAGAGTGCCGGACAGCCCAGCTCAGACACGCCAGCTGCCACCAACTACTTTCTCCAGTATATCAGTTCCAG TTTAGAGAACACAGCCAACAGTGCCGACGCCTCCAGCAACAAGTTCGTCTTTGGCCAGAACATGAGCGAGCGTGTTTTG AGTTTCCCCAAGTTAAACGAGGTCAGCTCAGATGCCAGCAGGGAAAACGCAGCTGCCGAGTCTGGATCTGAGTCGTCTTCCCAGGAGGCCACCCCTGAGAAAG CTAATAACATTGCAGAGTCCCTGGTCGAGTCAGCGGCTGCCTACACCAAGGCCACAGCGCGGAAGTGTTTGTTGGAGAAAGTGGAAGTGATCACTGGGGAGGAGGCAGAAAGCAACGTGCTACAG ACCCAGTGCAAGCTGTTTGTCTTTGACAAGACCTCACAGTCCTGGGTGGAGCGAGGCCGGGGGCTGCTCAGGCTCAACGACATGGCATCGACCGACGATGGGACACTGCAGTCCCGACTTG TGATGCGGACCCAGGGCAGCCTGAGGCTGATCCTCAACACCAAGCTGTGGGCCCAGATGCAGATGGACAAGGCCAGCGAGAAGAGCATCCGCATCACCGCCATGGATACTGAGGACCAGGGTGTGAAGGTCTTCCTGATCTCG GCCAGCTCCAAGGACACAGGCCAGCTGTACGCTGCCCTGCACCACCGCATCCTGGCCCTTCGCAGCCGTGTGGAGCAGGAACAAGAGGCCAAGATGCCCGCCCCTGAGCCTGGGGCCGCCCCATCCCACGAGGAGGACGACAGCGATGATGATGTGCTGGCTCCCTCGGGGGCTGCCGGGGCCG GCGCAGGTGAGGAAGGTGACGGGCAGACGCCTGGGAGCACATAG
- the Ranbp3 gene encoding ran-binding protein 3 isoform X3 yields the protein MRTRSGLRQKTGEPGPARGLVGGLKEVKWRTWRTKKSLPLLRPSLCFRRIKDKSPKEESWRHFLTGGSSSTWKVPQEEDSCIVPPRTKRPPLSCEQVLRRDSGHGFEGLLRSGQGASEFYLTRHPFFSGSPKQRSAGGSSPEAGEDSDREDGNYCPPVKRERTSSLTQFPPSQSEEKSSGFRLKPPTLIHGQAPSAGLPSQKPKEQQRSVLRPAVLQAPQPKALSQSIPSSGTNGVSIPADCMGAATSLSPENPARRSPSESADEAHALEEKEPQKNESSNTSEEENCEKKDQVAQQSFVFGQNLRDRVKLVNENTDVAGLESAGQPSSDTPAATNYFLQYISSSLENTANSADASSNKFVFGQNMSERVLSFPKLNEVSSDASRENAAAESGSESSSQEATPEKANNIAESLVESAAAYTKATARKCLLEKVEVITGEEAESNVLQTQCKLFVFDKTSQSWVERGRGLLRLNDMASTDDGTLQSRLVMRTQGSLRLILNTKLWAQMQMDKASEKSIRITAMDTEDQGVKVFLISASSKDTGQLYAALHHRILALRSRVEQEQEAKMPAPEPGAAPSHEEDDSDDDVLAPSGAAGAGAGEEGDGQTPGST from the exons AAAAGCCTGCCATTGCTCCGCCCGTctttgtgtttcagaaggataAAGGACAAAAG TCCTAAAGAGGAGTCATGGCGGCATTTCCTCACTGGAGGTTCCAGCAGCACCTGGAAGGTTCCCCAGGAGGAAGACTCCTGCATCGTCCCTCCCAGGACCAAGAGGCCACCGCTTTCCTGTGAGCAGGTTCTTAGAAGAGACTCGGGGCATGGATTTGAGGGTCTCCTGAGGTCGGGCCAGGGAGCATCTGAGTTTTATCTGACGAGGCACCCTTTCTTCTCAGGGTCACCAAAGCAG AGGTCAGCTGGAGGctccagtcctgaagcaggagaAG ATTCTGACCGAGAAGATGGAAACTACTGCCCTCCTGTCAAGCGAGAAAGAACGTCCTCTTTAACCCAGTTCCCACCTTCACAGTCAG AGGAAAAGAGCAGCGGGTTCCGGCTGAAGCCACCGACACTGATCCATGGCCAGGCGCCCAGTGCAG GTTTGCCAAGCCAGAAGCCCAAGGAACAGCAGCGCAGTGTTCTCCGCCCAGCCGTATTGCAAGCCCCACAGCCAAAAGCACTGTCGCAATCCA TCCCTAGCAGTGGCACCAATGGAGTCAGCATCCCAGCAGACTGCATGGGGGCAGCAACATCATTATCACCAGAAAACCCTGCACGGAGAAGTCCCTCTGAATCTGCTGATGAGGCACATGCACTTGAG gagAAAGAGCCCCAGAAAAATGAGTCTAGCAATACTTCTGAGGAggaaaactgtgagaagaaagaTCAAGTTGCACAGCAATCCTTTGTATTTGGGCAGAACTTGAGGGACAGAGTTAAG CTGGTGAATGAGAATACCGATGTAGCTGGCTTGGAGAGTGCCGGACAGCCCAGCTCAGACACGCCAGCTGCCACCAACTACTTTCTCCAGTATATCAGTTCCAG TTTAGAGAACACAGCCAACAGTGCCGACGCCTCCAGCAACAAGTTCGTCTTTGGCCAGAACATGAGCGAGCGTGTTTTG AGTTTCCCCAAGTTAAACGAGGTCAGCTCAGATGCCAGCAGGGAAAACGCAGCTGCCGAGTCTGGATCTGAGTCGTCTTCCCAGGAGGCCACCCCTGAGAAAG CTAATAACATTGCAGAGTCCCTGGTCGAGTCAGCGGCTGCCTACACCAAGGCCACAGCGCGGAAGTGTTTGTTGGAGAAAGTGGAAGTGATCACTGGGGAGGAGGCAGAAAGCAACGTGCTACAG ACCCAGTGCAAGCTGTTTGTCTTTGACAAGACCTCACAGTCCTGGGTGGAGCGAGGCCGGGGGCTGCTCAGGCTCAACGACATGGCATCGACCGACGATGGGACACTGCAGTCCCGACTTG TGATGCGGACCCAGGGCAGCCTGAGGCTGATCCTCAACACCAAGCTGTGGGCCCAGATGCAGATGGACAAGGCCAGCGAGAAGAGCATCCGCATCACCGCCATGGATACTGAGGACCAGGGTGTGAAGGTCTTCCTGATCTCG GCCAGCTCCAAGGACACAGGCCAGCTGTACGCTGCCCTGCACCACCGCATCCTGGCCCTTCGCAGCCGTGTGGAGCAGGAACAAGAGGCCAAGATGCCCGCCCCTGAGCCTGGGGCCGCCCCATCCCACGAGGAGGACGACAGCGATGATGATGTGCTGGCTCCCTCGGGGGCTGCCGGGGCCG GCGCAGGTGAGGAAGGTGACGGGCAGACGCCTGGGAGCACATAG
- the Ranbp3 gene encoding ran-binding protein 3 isoform X16, translating to MADLANEEKPAIAPPVFVFQKDKGQKSSAEQKDLSDSGEEPQGEAEAPHHGTGHPESAGEHALEPPAPASTSASTPSLPAPEAQLPFPRELAGRSAGGSSPEAGEDSDREDGNYCPPVKRERTSSLTQFPPSQSEEKSSGFRLKPPTLIHGQAPSAGLPSQKPKEQQRSVLRPAVLQAPQPKALSQSIPSSGTNGVSIPADCMGAATSLSPENPARRSPSESADEAHALEEKEPQKNESSNTSEEENCEKKDQVAQQSFVFGQNLRDRVKLVNENTDVAGLESAGQPSSDTPAATNYFLQYISSSLENTANSADASSNKFVFGQNMSERVLSFPKLNEVSSDASRENAAAESGSESSSQEATPEKANNIAESLVESAAAYTKATARKCLLEKVEVITGEEAESNVLQTQCKLFVFDKTSQSWVERGRGLLRLNDMASTDDGTLQSRLVMRTQGSLRLILNTKLWAQMQMDKASEKSIRITAMDTEDQGVKVFLISASSKDTGQLYAALHHRILALRSRVEQEQEAKMPAPEPGAAPSHEEDDSDDDVLAPSGAAGAGAGEEGDGQTPGST from the exons AAAAGCCTGCCATTGCTCCGCCCGTctttgtgtttcagaaggataAAGGACAAAAG TCCTCTGCAGAGCAAAAAGACTTGTCGGATTCGGGAGAGGAGCCTcagggggaggctgaggcccccCACCATGGCACGGGTCACCCCGAGTCAGCTGGTGAGCATGCCCTAGAACCTCCCGCCCCTGCTAGCACTTCAGCCAGCACTCCTTCGCTTCCCGCTCCTGAAGCCCAGCTTCCTTTTCCACGAGAACTGGCAGGG AGGTCAGCTGGAGGctccagtcctgaagcaggagaAG ATTCTGACCGAGAAGATGGAAACTACTGCCCTCCTGTCAAGCGAGAAAGAACGTCCTCTTTAACCCAGTTCCCACCTTCACAGTCAG AGGAAAAGAGCAGCGGGTTCCGGCTGAAGCCACCGACACTGATCCATGGCCAGGCGCCCAGTGCAG GTTTGCCAAGCCAGAAGCCCAAGGAACAGCAGCGCAGTGTTCTCCGCCCAGCCGTATTGCAAGCCCCACAGCCAAAAGCACTGTCGCAATCCA TCCCTAGCAGTGGCACCAATGGAGTCAGCATCCCAGCAGACTGCATGGGGGCAGCAACATCATTATCACCAGAAAACCCTGCACGGAGAAGTCCCTCTGAATCTGCTGATGAGGCACATGCACTTGAG gagAAAGAGCCCCAGAAAAATGAGTCTAGCAATACTTCTGAGGAggaaaactgtgagaagaaagaTCAAGTTGCACAGCAATCCTTTGTATTTGGGCAGAACTTGAGGGACAGAGTTAAG CTGGTGAATGAGAATACCGATGTAGCTGGCTTGGAGAGTGCCGGACAGCCCAGCTCAGACACGCCAGCTGCCACCAACTACTTTCTCCAGTATATCAGTTCCAG TTTAGAGAACACAGCCAACAGTGCCGACGCCTCCAGCAACAAGTTCGTCTTTGGCCAGAACATGAGCGAGCGTGTTTTG AGTTTCCCCAAGTTAAACGAGGTCAGCTCAGATGCCAGCAGGGAAAACGCAGCTGCCGAGTCTGGATCTGAGTCGTCTTCCCAGGAGGCCACCCCTGAGAAAG CTAATAACATTGCAGAGTCCCTGGTCGAGTCAGCGGCTGCCTACACCAAGGCCACAGCGCGGAAGTGTTTGTTGGAGAAAGTGGAAGTGATCACTGGGGAGGAGGCAGAAAGCAACGTGCTACAG ACCCAGTGCAAGCTGTTTGTCTTTGACAAGACCTCACAGTCCTGGGTGGAGCGAGGCCGGGGGCTGCTCAGGCTCAACGACATGGCATCGACCGACGATGGGACACTGCAGTCCCGACTTG TGATGCGGACCCAGGGCAGCCTGAGGCTGATCCTCAACACCAAGCTGTGGGCCCAGATGCAGATGGACAAGGCCAGCGAGAAGAGCATCCGCATCACCGCCATGGATACTGAGGACCAGGGTGTGAAGGTCTTCCTGATCTCG GCCAGCTCCAAGGACACAGGCCAGCTGTACGCTGCCCTGCACCACCGCATCCTGGCCCTTCGCAGCCGTGTGGAGCAGGAACAAGAGGCCAAGATGCCCGCCCCTGAGCCTGGGGCCGCCCCATCCCACGAGGAGGACGACAGCGATGATGATGTGCTGGCTCCCTCGGGGGCTGCCGGGGCCG GCGCAGGTGAGGAAGGTGACGGGCAGACGCCTGGGAGCACATAG
- the Ranbp3 gene encoding ran-binding protein 3 isoform X2: MRTRSGLRQKTGEPGPARGLVGGLKEVKWRTWRTKKSLPLLRPSLCFRRIKDKSPKEESWRHFLTGGSSSTWKVPQEEDSCIVPPRTKRPPLSCEQVLRRDSGHGFEGLLRSGQGASEFYLTRHPFFSGSPKQRSAGGSSPEAGEDSDREDGNYCPPVKRERTSSLTQFPPSQSVSKHNVFMPSTFCESSAGNSDSDPEEKSSGFRLKPPTLIHGQAPSAGLPSQKPKEQQRSVLRPAVLQAPQPKALSQSIPSSGTNGVSIPADCMGAATSLSPENPARRSPSESADEAHALEEKEPQKNESSNTSEEENCEKKDQVAQQSFVFGQNLRDRVKLVNENTDVAGLESAGQPSSDTPAATNYFLQYISSSLENTANSADASSNKFVFGQNMSERVLSFPKLNEVSSDASRENAAAESGSESSSQEATPEKESLVESAAAYTKATARKCLLEKVEVITGEEAESNVLQTQCKLFVFDKTSQSWVERGRGLLRLNDMASTDDGTLQSRLVMRTQGSLRLILNTKLWAQMQMDKASEKSIRITAMDTEDQGVKVFLISASSKDTGQLYAALHHRILALRSRVEQEQEAKMPAPEPGAAPSHEEDDSDDDVLAPSGAAGAGAGEEGDGQTPGST; this comes from the exons AAAAGCCTGCCATTGCTCCGCCCGTctttgtgtttcagaaggataAAGGACAAAAG TCCTAAAGAGGAGTCATGGCGGCATTTCCTCACTGGAGGTTCCAGCAGCACCTGGAAGGTTCCCCAGGAGGAAGACTCCTGCATCGTCCCTCCCAGGACCAAGAGGCCACCGCTTTCCTGTGAGCAGGTTCTTAGAAGAGACTCGGGGCATGGATTTGAGGGTCTCCTGAGGTCGGGCCAGGGAGCATCTGAGTTTTATCTGACGAGGCACCCTTTCTTCTCAGGGTCACCAAAGCAG AGGTCAGCTGGAGGctccagtcctgaagcaggagaAG ATTCTGACCGAGAAGATGGAAACTACTGCCCTCCTGTCAAGCGAGAAAGAACGTCCTCTTTAACCCAGTTCCCACCTTCACAGTCAG TGTCAAAACACAATGTTTTTATGCCATCAACCTTCTGCGAGTCCTCTGCAGGCAATTCTGACTCAGACCCAG AGGAAAAGAGCAGCGGGTTCCGGCTGAAGCCACCGACACTGATCCATGGCCAGGCGCCCAGTGCAG GTTTGCCAAGCCAGAAGCCCAAGGAACAGCAGCGCAGTGTTCTCCGCCCAGCCGTATTGCAAGCCCCACAGCCAAAAGCACTGTCGCAATCCA TCCCTAGCAGTGGCACCAATGGAGTCAGCATCCCAGCAGACTGCATGGGGGCAGCAACATCATTATCACCAGAAAACCCTGCACGGAGAAGTCCCTCTGAATCTGCTGATGAGGCACATGCACTTGAG gagAAAGAGCCCCAGAAAAATGAGTCTAGCAATACTTCTGAGGAggaaaactgtgagaagaaagaTCAAGTTGCACAGCAATCCTTTGTATTTGGGCAGAACTTGAGGGACAGAGTTAAG CTGGTGAATGAGAATACCGATGTAGCTGGCTTGGAGAGTGCCGGACAGCCCAGCTCAGACACGCCAGCTGCCACCAACTACTTTCTCCAGTATATCAGTTCCAG TTTAGAGAACACAGCCAACAGTGCCGACGCCTCCAGCAACAAGTTCGTCTTTGGCCAGAACATGAGCGAGCGTGTTTTG AGTTTCCCCAAGTTAAACGAGGTCAGCTCAGATGCCAGCAGGGAAAACGCAGCTGCCGAGTCTGGATCTGAGTCGTCTTCCCAGGAGGCCACCCCTGAGAAAG AGTCCCTGGTCGAGTCAGCGGCTGCCTACACCAAGGCCACAGCGCGGAAGTGTTTGTTGGAGAAAGTGGAAGTGATCACTGGGGAGGAGGCAGAAAGCAACGTGCTACAG ACCCAGTGCAAGCTGTTTGTCTTTGACAAGACCTCACAGTCCTGGGTGGAGCGAGGCCGGGGGCTGCTCAGGCTCAACGACATGGCATCGACCGACGATGGGACACTGCAGTCCCGACTTG TGATGCGGACCCAGGGCAGCCTGAGGCTGATCCTCAACACCAAGCTGTGGGCCCAGATGCAGATGGACAAGGCCAGCGAGAAGAGCATCCGCATCACCGCCATGGATACTGAGGACCAGGGTGTGAAGGTCTTCCTGATCTCG GCCAGCTCCAAGGACACAGGCCAGCTGTACGCTGCCCTGCACCACCGCATCCTGGCCCTTCGCAGCCGTGTGGAGCAGGAACAAGAGGCCAAGATGCCCGCCCCTGAGCCTGGGGCCGCCCCATCCCACGAGGAGGACGACAGCGATGATGATGTGCTGGCTCCCTCGGGGGCTGCCGGGGCCG GCGCAGGTGAGGAAGGTGACGGGCAGACGCCTGGGAGCACATAG
- the Ranbp3 gene encoding ran-binding protein 3 isoform X8, which yields MADLANEEKPAIAPPVFVFQKDKGQKSSAEQKDLSDSGEEPQGEAEAPHHGTGHPESAVLKRSHGGISSLEVPAAPGRFPRRKTPASSLPGPRGHRFPRSAGGSSPEAGEDSDREDGNYCPPVKRERTSSLTQFPPSQSVSKHNVFMPSTFCESSAGNSDSDPEEKSSGFRLKPPTLIHGQAPSAGLPSQKPKEQQRSVLRPAVLQAPQPKALSQSIPSSGTNGVSIPADCMGAATSLSPENPARRSPSESADEAHALEEKEPQKNESSNTSEEENCEKKDQVAQQSFVFGQNLRDRVKLVNENTDVAGLESAGQPSSDTPAATNYFLQYISSSLENTANSADASSNKFVFGQNMSERVLSFPKLNEVSSDASRENAAAESGSESSSQEATPEKANNIAESLVESAAAYTKATARKCLLEKVEVITGEEAESNVLQTQCKLFVFDKTSQSWVERGRGLLRLNDMASTDDGTLQSRLVMRTQGSLRLILNTKLWAQMQMDKASEKSIRITAMDTEDQGVKVFLISASSKDTGQLYAALHHRILALRSRVEQEQEAKMPAPEPGAAPSHEEDDSDDDVLAPSGAAGAGAGEEGDGQTPGST from the exons AAAAGCCTGCCATTGCTCCGCCCGTctttgtgtttcagaaggataAAGGACAAAAG TCCTCTGCAGAGCAAAAAGACTTGTCGGATTCGGGAGAGGAGCCTcagggggaggctgaggcccccCACCATGGCACGGGTCACCCCGAGTCAGCTG TCCTAAAGAGGAGTCATGGCGGCATTTCCTCACTGGAGGTTCCAGCAGCACCTGGAAGGTTCCCCAGGAGGAAGACTCCTGCATCGTCCCTCCCAGGACCAAGAGGCCACCGCTTTCCT AGGTCAGCTGGAGGctccagtcctgaagcaggagaAG ATTCTGACCGAGAAGATGGAAACTACTGCCCTCCTGTCAAGCGAGAAAGAACGTCCTCTTTAACCCAGTTCCCACCTTCACAGTCAG TGTCAAAACACAATGTTTTTATGCCATCAACCTTCTGCGAGTCCTCTGCAGGCAATTCTGACTCAGACCCAG AGGAAAAGAGCAGCGGGTTCCGGCTGAAGCCACCGACACTGATCCATGGCCAGGCGCCCAGTGCAG GTTTGCCAAGCCAGAAGCCCAAGGAACAGCAGCGCAGTGTTCTCCGCCCAGCCGTATTGCAAGCCCCACAGCCAAAAGCACTGTCGCAATCCA TCCCTAGCAGTGGCACCAATGGAGTCAGCATCCCAGCAGACTGCATGGGGGCAGCAACATCATTATCACCAGAAAACCCTGCACGGAGAAGTCCCTCTGAATCTGCTGATGAGGCACATGCACTTGAG gagAAAGAGCCCCAGAAAAATGAGTCTAGCAATACTTCTGAGGAggaaaactgtgagaagaaagaTCAAGTTGCACAGCAATCCTTTGTATTTGGGCAGAACTTGAGGGACAGAGTTAAG CTGGTGAATGAGAATACCGATGTAGCTGGCTTGGAGAGTGCCGGACAGCCCAGCTCAGACACGCCAGCTGCCACCAACTACTTTCTCCAGTATATCAGTTCCAG TTTAGAGAACACAGCCAACAGTGCCGACGCCTCCAGCAACAAGTTCGTCTTTGGCCAGAACATGAGCGAGCGTGTTTTG AGTTTCCCCAAGTTAAACGAGGTCAGCTCAGATGCCAGCAGGGAAAACGCAGCTGCCGAGTCTGGATCTGAGTCGTCTTCCCAGGAGGCCACCCCTGAGAAAG CTAATAACATTGCAGAGTCCCTGGTCGAGTCAGCGGCTGCCTACACCAAGGCCACAGCGCGGAAGTGTTTGTTGGAGAAAGTGGAAGTGATCACTGGGGAGGAGGCAGAAAGCAACGTGCTACAG ACCCAGTGCAAGCTGTTTGTCTTTGACAAGACCTCACAGTCCTGGGTGGAGCGAGGCCGGGGGCTGCTCAGGCTCAACGACATGGCATCGACCGACGATGGGACACTGCAGTCCCGACTTG TGATGCGGACCCAGGGCAGCCTGAGGCTGATCCTCAACACCAAGCTGTGGGCCCAGATGCAGATGGACAAGGCCAGCGAGAAGAGCATCCGCATCACCGCCATGGATACTGAGGACCAGGGTGTGAAGGTCTTCCTGATCTCG GCCAGCTCCAAGGACACAGGCCAGCTGTACGCTGCCCTGCACCACCGCATCCTGGCCCTTCGCAGCCGTGTGGAGCAGGAACAAGAGGCCAAGATGCCCGCCCCTGAGCCTGGGGCCGCCCCATCCCACGAGGAGGACGACAGCGATGATGATGTGCTGGCTCCCTCGGGGGCTGCCGGGGCCG GCGCAGGTGAGGAAGGTGACGGGCAGACGCCTGGGAGCACATAG